GCGGCACCAATGCTTGCCTGGTGTTTGAAAAGCTGGATTGATCGATCATTCACGATAAAAAAAGGCGCAACCCCGGTTGCGCCTTTTTTGTTGAGGCGGGGTGGCCCTCAGGAAGCCTTTGCCGGCTCCAGATAACCCGTACGCTTGAGCCAGGACCTGAGCGCCGGCCTTAACCCCTGCCGCCAACTGCGGGGCTGAATGCCAAAGTTGTCGCGCACCCGCCGTAACTCCAGCACTGCACTGTTGTCGGTTGGGGTTTCCAGCTCTTCCAATTGCAGGGTCTGGCCAATCTCAGCCTCGATCATTTCACGCACTTTCTGCGCAAAAACAAGTTCGGAGCACACATCGCTGGAGCCGAAATGCATCACACCCCAGTTGTCTGCGCCGTAGATAATTTGTTGGGTGATGGCATAAACGGCACGTACCACATCACTCACCAGCACCGGCGTGCCGCGCCAGTGGTCGGACACCACGGTTGCGCGCCCGGCCTGGAAATCTGCCAGCAATCGGGCCAGCAAACTGCCGCCTACCGTTGACAGCACCCAGCTTGAGCGCAGGCACAATACCCTCGACAAGGCGTCTGCGAGCACGGCCTCCGCCTCGCTGAACACCTGCGAAAGCTCCGTTTCTGCCTTGGGCACATCGGCCTCTTTGTGACTGACCCGACCCTCGCCATGAAACACGCGATAGCTGGACAAATGCACCACGGCACAATCCCGTCCGGCCACCGCTTTGGCCAGACTGCGCGCTCCGGCTACCAGCAACTCGGGCTTCACCGCCGCGCCCTCGCCCCAACCGGTGGTATTGAGGATCAGGTGCGGGGCTATCTGGTCCAGATAGTCGGCCACCTGCGCACTATCGCGCCAATCCAGGTCGGCCGGGTGCTCCGCAACGAAGCGATGCGTGGTGGACTCAAAACGCTGACGCAACCCCGACCCCAGTGGAGAACCGGTATCGGTCAGCAGGATATTGATCGCCATCGGGAATACTACTTACCGTAAAAAGCTTAACTTTACCCATCTGGGCCGTTCTTGACGAGCCCTGCACTTCCACCTTTCGGCACGGCGGAAGGCGTCATGAAATGAACTGAGATGCCACCCGGGCCGATTACCGTTACAATGCGACTACTTTTTCCGCCAGTCACGGACGATTGCAATGGAGTTTTCGCAGGTCTCGCTTACCGCCTATATCGGCGCCGCCATCATGGCCTGGGTGCTCGCCGCGGTATACCTGTTGGACTGGCGCCACCATCGCGCTGAACGGGCGTTGGGCGTCGCCGCGCTGGTTCACGGCCTGAACCTGGCTCTCACCGGCCTGACCTTCAGCACGCTGGCGGCTCCGCCTCAGGCCATGTTAGTAGTGGAAGCATTGCACTACGCCTGCTGGGCGCTCGCGCTGCGGACGTTGCTACAACACACCGGCAGGGCCAAATTACCCCGCGCGCAAACCCTGCTGTTCGCTCTGCCCTGGCCGATTGCCGGCGTGCTGTTGCTGGCTGCCATCACCCAAATGAATTTTCTGTTTTTCCTCGGTACCTGGATATCCCTGGCCTTGTCGGTCATCGCCCTGGTGTGTGTCGAGCAAACCTATCGCTTCGCCACCGAAAACAACCGCGGCAACAAGGTCATTGTCATCAGCCTGGGCGCACTGTTTCTGTACGACACCTACCTCTACAGCTACGCCACCATCTTCCAGCAATTTGACCCCATGCTCTGGCAATCCCGCGCAGCCGTTTCCATCGGTGTATGCCTTTTCATGGCGCTGGGCAAGCAATTGCTGGGCAAACAGTCCAACATCAGCTCAGACCTGTCGCTATCACGCCCCATGGCGTTTTACTCCACCTCGCTGATTGCGGTGGGATCGCTGTTCATGGTGCTGGCGCTCGGTGGCTACTATGTGCGCATCTACTCGGGCAACTGGGGCTCGGTGGTTTATTCGTTGCTGGTAATCGGCGCGGTGCTGCTGGTGTTCTCCATGCTGGTATCGCGCTCCTTGCGAGAGCAGATGTCGGCCATCATCAACAAACACCTGTTCCGGCACAAATACGATTACCGCTCTGAATGGCTGCGATTAATCAATTTTTTGTCCATGCCCACCGATGGTAGCGAAGCCGCACAACGGGCTTTTTTGGCCGCCACGTCCATCACCAAAGCCTCCGGCGGTGCCCTGTGGCTGAAAAAGAGCGACCATTTTGACCCGGTGTTCCAGCTTGCCCTGCCCACGGGCAGCCATCCACCCAAGGTCGATACTGCCAGTGAGTTCTGCCGTATCATGCAGTCGCACGAATGGGTATTCCTGATCCATGCAAAACCCGGCCAATCACAGGCCAAGTACAACGAATTGCTGCCCCCTTGGGTGATCAACAATAAACAGCACTGGCTGCTGCTACCATTGATGGCCGGTCACGAACTGGTGGGGTTCCTGCTCTTGTGTGAGCCACACAACGCCAACCCCATCACGTGGGAAGACCTGGATTTATTCAAAACCACCGGCAGGCAGCTGGGCAGCTACCTGAAATTGCATCAGCAATCCGAACAGCTGGCAGAGAACCGACAGTTTGACACCTTCAACAAACTGGTCGCATTCATTGTGCACGACATCAACAATGTTATCGCCCAACAATCGTTGGTGGTGAAAAACGCAGAAAAACACAAACACAAACCCGAATTTGTGGACGATGCCATGCACACCATCGACAACTCCGTTGAACGCATGCGGCAATTGCTCAAGAAACTGTCGCCGGGCGCCAACGAACTGGTGCAGAAAGTCAAAATTCACGATGCGGTCCGGCTCGCCATCGACGAGAGCAAACAGTCGCGCTCAAAAATCAATAAGCAGTTAGACCTGGGCAGCCATTGGTTGATGGCAGATCAGGTTCGACTGGTGATGACCATCAGTCATTTCATCAAAAACGCCGTGGATGCCACCGCAGAGCAGGGCGAGGTCCGTGTTACAATGACGCTGGAGCCTGCCCGCGCCACGATTCTCATAGAAGATACCGGCCACGGCATGGATAGCAATTTTATCCAGCACCGTTTGTTCAAACCCTTCGACACCACTAAATCGGGCAAGGGCATGGGCATCGGGGCCTATTTGTCGCGCGAGTACATCAAAGAGCTCGGCGGCACACTAGAAGTCAGCAGTAAAATCGGTGAAGGCACCCAGGTGGTATTTACCCTACCGGTGCAATCCACGGAATCAGAAAAGATCAGGGAAGCCAGCAGACTATGAGCAACGACAAACCCACCCTGCTTGTCATCGAAGACGACAAAGGGCTGCAAAGTCAGCTGCGCTGGCATTTTGAGGATTACAACACCGTATTTGCCGAGAATCGCCAGGATGCCTGCGCTGCCTTGCGCATGCACGAGGCACCGGTTGTCATTCAGGACCTGGGCCTGCCACCCGACGCCGACGGTGTCGATGAAGGCATGAAATGTGTGCGCGATTTACTCAGGCTTTCACCCAACACTAAAATCATTGTCATGACCGGAAAGACCGGGCACGAGCATGCGGTGCAGGCCATTGGTCTCGGCGCCTATGATTACTACCAAAAGCCGGTGGACCCAAACGCTCTGGACCTGGTGGTTAAACGAGCCTTCCATATTCATTCTCTCGAAGAAGAAAACAAGCGCCTTCAGCAACGGAATCAACAACCGCTGGAAGGCCTGATTACCAATGACGAGCAGATGCTGAAAATCTGCCGTACGCTCGAGAAAATCGCCCCCACCAACGTGACCTGCACCATCCTGGGCGAAAGCGGCACCGGCAAAGAAGTGGTGGCGCGGGCGATTCACGAACTGAGCCCCAACGCCACCAAGCGCTTTGTCGCCATCAATTGCGCGGCCGTGCCGGAAAACCTGATAGAAAGTGAACTGTTCGGTTACGAAAAAGGCGCCTTCACCGGTGCAGCCAAACAAACCATCGGCAAGGTAGAGCTTGCCAACGAGGGCACCCTGTTTCTGGATGAAATTGGCGACATGCCACTTAACCTGCAAGCCAAGCTGCTGCGCTTTTTGCAGGAGCGGGTCATTGAACGCGTGGGCGGACGCACCGAGATTCCCGTGGACGTACGGGTGATCTGCGCCACCAATAAAAATCTTGAACAAATGGTTGCGGACGGCAGCTTCCGCGAAGACCTGTATTATCGCATCAGTGAAATTACCGTCGACATTCCGCCGCTGCGGGAACGCAACGGTGACAAAGTGCTGCTGGCGCGCCATTTCAAGCGCAAATTTGCCAAAGAACACGGCCAGCAAATCACCGACTTCACCGCCGACGCCCTGGCGGCGATCGAGTCCCATCGCTGGCCCGGGAATGTGCGTGAAATGGAAAACAAAATTAAGCGCGCCGTGATTATGGCCGACAATAAAATGATCAACTGTGATGATCTCGGCCTGTGCGGTGATCACAATGCGCTCAGCCTGAATTTACGTCAGGTGCGCAGCGAAGCAGAAAAATCTGCCATCGTGCGCGCGCTGTGCATCACAGAAGACAATATCTCAGCCGCCGCGAAACTGCTGGGCATTACCCGGCCCACATTTTACGACCTAATAAAAAAGCATGACATAAATATTGGTAATGCCAGCTGAGAGTGTGTCTGCCGCCCTGTCGGACATTAGCCACAAAGTCGGAAAAATTTACACCCGCACCAATGGCGTCACACTTTGATGATTGTGGCGCCTAAATCCCTTGCACACGCGCACCAATCCTTCAGAATCCATTTGCATTAATGAGGTAAAGGTTATTTCGAAGTGCAATATAGTGTGAAGCACGTCTCAATTCTGGCGCTCGCTCTGTGCATCACGGCATGCGGCGGAGGTCAATCACAAACCTTTGCCCAGGAAGGCGCCAACAAACCCACGCCAACGCCCACCCCGGCGCCAACCCCAACACCCGAGCCGACACCCACGCCCACCCCCGCACCGCCAGAACCCGGCGTACACTACGTTAACGGGCAAGTACTGATCATGTGGGCGCCGCCCAGTCATCGGGAGAATGGTGACCAACTAACGCCATCAGAGATCGGCGGTTACGAAGTCAGGTTCCGGGAGTATGAGGCCCCCACTTATACGTACCTTTTGCAAAAGCCCAATGCCGGCGACGCCATCCTCATTAACTACCTTGAAGGCTACTACGAGTTTGAGGTGGCAGCCTTCGATACCAACGGCCTGTACAGCCGCTTTGTGCCGGTGACTCCCCAGTAGAACAATACGTCGGTTTTTTTTACATCAACCCAATCCATCTTCCTTTGAATGCTGGTAACTGCTTGATATTACAAAGCATTTATCGATGGCATGCATCCTGCTAACTAGTCTCTGCCCCAAGAAAACGGGCCTCGCCAAAGGCCTTAATCGGGCAGCAGACTAACGGAGAAGCTCGCGCCCCGTGCCGTGCAAGGATGAAGAAGATGAACGCTATTACACGTAAAATTTTGTCACTGTGTTTGGTTTTGGCCCCGGCCTGCGCCAGTGCCGGTGTGGTCGTAAACTACAATCCAGACGCCACAGCGGGTGAAGCTGCATTCCTGGCGTTCCTGAATGGCCCTACCGTGGTAGAAAACTTTGACAGCCTGGGTGGTGCAACGGTGGATGACAACACATTTCAAGGCAGCTGGGAGAGCCACGCGGCCAGCTACAGCACTAACGCAGGCACATTCACACTGGTTACGGCCGGTCAGGGCGGCAGCAACAAACACAATAACCACCTGATGATAGAAAGCGCAGAAACCGGCGAATACGGTCGCGAAGTTTTATCTGATTATCAGGGAGATTTGTGGCTCGACAGCAATGACGCCAGAAAGGTGTCCTGGACCTTCGACAACCCACAAACCTTCGGCATGAATGC
This region of Simiduia agarivorans SA1 = DSM 21679 genomic DNA includes:
- a CDS encoding PEP-CTERM sorting domain-containing protein (PEP-CTERM proteins occur, often in large numbers, in the proteomes of bacteria that also encode an exosortase, a predicted intramembrane cysteine proteinase. The presence of a PEP-CTERM domain at a protein's C-terminus predicts cleavage within the sorting domain, followed by covalent anchoring to some some component of the (usually Gram-negative) cell surface. Many PEP-CTERM proteins exhibit an unusual sequence composition that includes large numbers of potential glycosylation sites. Expression of one such protein has been shown restore the ability of a bacterium to form floc, a type of biofilm.), with the translated sequence MNAITRKILSLCLVLAPACASAGVVVNYNPDATAGEAAFLAFLNGPTVVENFDSLGGATVDDNTFQGSWESHAASYSTNAGTFTLVTAGQGGSNKHNNHLMIESAETGEYGREVLSDYQGDLWLDSNDARKVSWTFDNPQTFGMNAFGFFLADAADISAKLTLIFDDGNYSDTYTINPYTQSGSMGYVSVISSMAIAGATLTFDNSTGNDGWGIDDITIGTVSEPGSVLLLTLGLLSLGVARRRIKAEK
- the prsK gene encoding XrtA/PEP-CTERM system histidine kinase PrsK, whose protein sequence is MEFSQVSLTAYIGAAIMAWVLAAVYLLDWRHHRAERALGVAALVHGLNLALTGLTFSTLAAPPQAMLVVEALHYACWALALRTLLQHTGRAKLPRAQTLLFALPWPIAGVLLLAAITQMNFLFFLGTWISLALSVIALVCVEQTYRFATENNRGNKVIVISLGALFLYDTYLYSYATIFQQFDPMLWQSRAAVSIGVCLFMALGKQLLGKQSNISSDLSLSRPMAFYSTSLIAVGSLFMVLALGGYYVRIYSGNWGSVVYSLLVIGAVLLVFSMLVSRSLREQMSAIINKHLFRHKYDYRSEWLRLINFLSMPTDGSEAAQRAFLAATSITKASGGALWLKKSDHFDPVFQLALPTGSHPPKVDTASEFCRIMQSHEWVFLIHAKPGQSQAKYNELLPPWVINNKQHWLLLPLMAGHELVGFLLLCEPHNANPITWEDLDLFKTTGRQLGSYLKLHQQSEQLAENRQFDTFNKLVAFIVHDINNVIAQQSLVVKNAEKHKHKPEFVDDAMHTIDNSVERMRQLLKKLSPGANELVQKVKIHDAVRLAIDESKQSRSKINKQLDLGSHWLMADQVRLVMTISHFIKNAVDATAEQGEVRVTMTLEPARATILIEDTGHGMDSNFIQHRLFKPFDTTKSGKGMGIGAYLSREYIKELGGTLEVSSKIGEGTQVVFTLPVQSTESEKIREASRL
- the prsR gene encoding PEP-CTERM-box response regulator transcription factor; this translates as MSNDKPTLLVIEDDKGLQSQLRWHFEDYNTVFAENRQDACAALRMHEAPVVIQDLGLPPDADGVDEGMKCVRDLLRLSPNTKIIVMTGKTGHEHAVQAIGLGAYDYYQKPVDPNALDLVVKRAFHIHSLEEENKRLQQRNQQPLEGLITNDEQMLKICRTLEKIAPTNVTCTILGESGTGKEVVARAIHELSPNATKRFVAINCAAVPENLIESELFGYEKGAFTGAAKQTIGKVELANEGTLFLDEIGDMPLNLQAKLLRFLQERVIERVGGRTEIPVDVRVICATNKNLEQMVADGSFREDLYYRISEITVDIPPLRERNGDKVLLARHFKRKFAKEHGQQITDFTADALAAIESHRWPGNVREMENKIKRAVIMADNKMINCDDLGLCGDHNALSLNLRQVRSEAEKSAIVRALCITEDNISAAAKLLGITRPTFYDLIKKHDINIGNAS
- a CDS encoding sugar nucleotide-binding protein → MAINILLTDTGSPLGSGLRQRFESTTHRFVAEHPADLDWRDSAQVADYLDQIAPHLILNTTGWGEGAAVKPELLVAGARSLAKAVAGRDCAVVHLSSYRVFHGEGRVSHKEADVPKAETELSQVFSEAEAVLADALSRVLCLRSSWVLSTVGGSLLARLLADFQAGRATVVSDHWRGTPVLVSDVVRAVYAITQQIIYGADNWGVMHFGSSDVCSELVFAQKVREMIEAEIGQTLQLEELETPTDNSAVLELRRVRDNFGIQPRSWRQGLRPALRSWLKRTGYLEPAKAS